The region AGTTTTGTTAGAAAAATCTTTCTTTCTTGTAGTGAATACTCTACACTAAGCAAGCCTTTTTCAGTTTCGTACTCGAACTGACGTAGCAACTCATTGTCTTTAATTTCCATTATATCTCCAAGTTTTATGATTACAAAACAAATTATAGTAAACATTTTCATTTATCTTATCTAAAGAAGACCGTCAAACAACACTACTTCATCATAGCTTATTAAGCACTATATACAGTACGTATCTTGCTATGCAATGGTTCTTAAAAAAACAAACTTAGTAGGTGTAGCACTTGATGAAAACGAGTCAGAAATAAATATGCAGTATTTCTTTTGTTTAGATTTACTATAATCTCTATATTTAGCAAAGTTCGGCATTTTTTCGGTCATAACCTCATAAATTAACTTTAAAATATTTAAAATGAGCAAAATACCTATTTATTTCTTCCCAGGTATGTCCTCTACAAGCCTAATATTTGAGCACTTAAGTTTAGATAATACACGGTTTGAATTGATATTTTTAGAATGGTTAGATATTGATAAATCTGAAAGTTTAGATCAATACACAAAAAGATATATTCCATTAATAAAACATGACAATCCTATTTTAATTGGTGTATCCTTTGGAGGAATAATCGCACAGGAAATTAGTAAATTAATTCCTATAAAAAAGACAATTATTGTTTCAAGTGTACGTTCTAATAAAGAGTTTCCTAAACTATTTCATTTTGCTAAAAAAACGGGGATTTATAGATATCTTCCAACTTCAATGGTAAATACTGTTTTGGGGTGGATTAAAAGCAATGCTTCCCAACACACAATGAAAAGATTAGAACTCTATGACAAATATCTACCGCTAAGAGATAAACAATACTTAGACTGGTGTATCAGAGAAGTATTAAAATGGAAACAAGATACTCCTTTAGAGAATGTCATACATATACACGGAACGAAGGATGAGATATTCCCGATATCCAATATAAAATCAGCGATAAAGATAGAAGGAGGAACTCATGCTATGATTATCATTAAGCACAAATGGTTTAATACAAATTTAGAAACGATCATATTAAAAAATAACAATGAAAAAGACTCTTAGAACTGTACTAGCGTTAACTGCTGTATTAGCTGTAGCCTCTACTTTTGTATTCGCTACTTCGTTAACTAACTCGACTGCAGATGACACTGCTCTTCACTCACATGCAATACCTAAGTCTGCTAACTTTGCTGGTGAAGCTGTACCATTAGACAAAATAGATGTAAAAGAACGATATGATCGTGAACTTATCATCAACACTAATCTACACGGAACGACTATCACAACTATAAAACGTGCACATAGATACTTTCCTATCATCGAACCAATCTTAAAAAAGAATGGTATTCCAGATGATTTTAAGTACTTGTGTGTGATCGAAAGTGGATTAGCCAATGCGGTATCTCCTGCTGGTGCAAGTGGATTCTGGCAATTTATGAAAGGAACTTCTAAAGACTTCAATCTATATATAGATGAATATGTAGATGAACGATATGATCTTATCAAAGTAACAGAGGCTGCCTGCAAGTACTTCCAAAGTGCAAAGAACCGCTTTGGAAGTTGGACAATGGCTGCTGCATCATATAATAGAGGTATGGCAGGTATGTCACGCGCTATGGATAGTCAATATGTGACAGATTACTATGACTTATATCTTAATCAAGAAACTTCTAGATATGTGTTTAGAATTATCGCATTAAAAGAGATTATGGGAAATCCTGTACAGTATGGATTTGATATGCCTGATTCTGAGAAATACCCAATCGTTCCTACTAAAAAGGTGACTGTTGATTATGACATCGCTGATTTAGCTTTATTTGCTAAGGAACAAGGGATTAATTATAAGTTATTAAAACTATATAACCCTTGGTTAATCAACACTAGCTTAAAGGTGAACAATAGAGTATACGAAATAGAGATTCCTACTAAAGGAATTTAATCTGAAATATACGTTAACCAAATAAAGAGAGGTGTTTCTGTAATGGAAACACCTCTCTTTATTTGTAACTATGTCATTTTATCATCTATGCTTTTCTACGTACATTTGCATTAGAATATTTCATTCTACCTATTCAATTCTATTATGGACAAACAACAATACGTTACTTCTTCAATCGAAGCAATCAAAGCAAAGAATTTATCTGTACCTTTTAATCTAGATGAGGGATGTACAGTACCAGACTTAGATGTATATCTAAGAAGTCTTCAAGCTGCCTACTTAAACAATACTGACCCTAGAATAGAGAAACTGTTCTATGACAAAATAGAACAACTAAAAGCACTATAGATTATAGATTTTTATTTAAGAATGTCACAATAGTTTCTAGAGTTAACTCTTTAACCTCTTTATGTGGAGTATGACCTACATTAGGGAAGATCACTTTCTCTGCAACACCTTTAGCGCTTTGGATCGTTTTATCTACTTGAGCTAAGCTACCGTATTCATCTAAATCACCCTGTATAAATAACAAGGGAGCTGTAATACCTGCCACCTCCTGCTCTACTGTCCAATCCGCAAATACTGGTGATAACCACGTGTCTACCCATGCCTTGACAACATCATCTACTTTAGTGCCGTGATACTTCACTAGACGCTCTCCTAAGTCTGTAGTCTCATAAGCTGTCTTAGCGGCACGCACTCCATCTAAAGTAACTTGCTCTACGAATATATGGCCTGCTTCAGCGACTACCGCTAACGTATTCTCTGGATACATCGCTGCAAATAACAACGCTATAGAGGCTCCATCACTATGTCCAAACAAGACTATCTTATCTAGATTTAGTTCTTCTAAGAACGCTTTTAAGAATACAGCTTCATCATTTAAGTAATCACGTCCACGAACAGTCGTCGTCATTTTATCAGACAGTCCATACCCTACTCTATCGTAAACCACGACATCACAGTGTAATTGTTCTGCTAATAACGCAGGCCAATCTCTCCATAATGTCACACATCCTAAGGAGTCGTGTAGTAAAACCAATGTATATCGGCTCTGCTTAGTATGTGTAAAGTGTTTATAAAAGATATTCTTCTGATTGATTAATACACAATCTTGGATAGCTATAATCATAGTGTGGTATTTTAAATCTCAAAAATAGAGAAGATGTGGGGAGTGAGCAAGGGAGAAATAGATAAATAAGGAAGTAATTATCTAGAAACACAGTACATTAATAATATTCTTTTAGATACAGGTGAAATTGCTTTTTATCAAAGCCTAGATGTCTAAGAATTTGCTTAACTATAAATTCGGGTACTGGGTCGATAAGTGTCTATACAATAATAGGTCTATCTAAGTCCTTTCTCACATACTTTCTATGTCCACCTACCCACACAACATCCTTACAACCAGTATACTATATAAACCAACACATTGTCTTAAGTGGAATATTATTAGGATCAATCTCAAAAGTTGTGTGTGAATTAAAAACTACAGATCTTTGTAATGATAAATAATAAACGTGGAAAACTATATTGAGTTTATAAAAATGATTTTACCTGAGTTTTTAGTAGAACATTTTGATTTAGTAAAAACGATAAAACAAGGTGAAACAATGCACCTATATTTTGAAGAATTTAATAGAGTCCCAGATGAAGCGAAAGACCGTATTCTTATAGGTCATGGGTTTCATAATGAAACCACAATACAAGACTTTCCATTACGAGGAAATAGTGTTTATCTTCATGTCAAGCGACGTCGTTGGTTAGATAAAACTACTCGCGAATTAGTACAGAGAGATTGGAATCTAGTAGCAAAAGGCACTCGTTTAACTGATGAGTTTGCCTCTTTTTTAAAAGAAATTAATAGATACTAAGGCAAGTGATTGTCATACAATAGGAGGTTTCTTTAATATTGATGGTAAAAAACTACAACGCCAATACAAAGATTCACTAAGTGATTTTCAAGCTTGGGAACATAAAGAACACGCTAAAGACTATCTTCTTTTTCCTGAAAACATAGGACCTAAACTATCAATAGACGAAACAGCTTTGTCAAAAGGTGAGCTCTATACAATTATTACAAACAAGTATAGTAGAGGAAAGAAAGGGAGTATAGTAGCCATTTTTTCTGGCACTAAAGTAGAGCCTATTATAGAAAAGCTCCTTACAATCTCCTCTAAGACAAGATCTAAAGTTAAGGAGATAACACTTGATATGGCAAATTCTATGAAAAAAATTGTTACGAAGTGCTTTGTTAATGCCACACAAGTAACAGATCGTTTTCATGTACAGAAACTAGTAAATGAAGCATTACAAGATATTAGAATACAAGAACGTTGGAATGCTTCAGATATTGAAAACAACTTAATCCTACAAGCTAAAAAAGAAGGTAAACAATTTATTCCAATAGAGTTTGATAATGGAGATACAGCTAAGCAACTACTTATAAGGAGTAGATATCTACTAACTATGGATCCAAGTAAATGGACCACTAATCAAATACAAAGAGCAGATATATTATTTAATCAATATCCTTTGATTAAACAAGCTTATAATGTAGCGCAACACTTAAGAATAATATATAACACAACCACAGTAAAAGAAGTAGCTTATACTAAACTGGCTCATTGGTACAATGATGTTATGAAGATTAATTTAAAACAATTCGGCACTGTTATCAATACAATGCAAATCAATTATAAAACAATTCTTAACTATTTTGATAATAGAAGTACTAATGCCTCTGCTGAATCTTTTAATGCCAAAATTAAAGCATTCAGAGCTCAGTTTAGAGGTGTAAGAGATATTGATTTCTTTTTATACAGATTGACTAAGCTTTATGCATAAACACAACTTTTGAGATTGATCCGATATTGATTTCTTTTTATACAGATTGACTAAGCTTTATGCATAAACACAACTTTTGAGATTGATCCGATTGATCCATTATTATTTCCATTTAAAGCAAATACACTAACATTTAAACACAAAAAAGCCTCAACTTTCGTTGAGGCTTCTGTGATCCAATCAGGATTCGAACCTGAGACCTACTGCTTAGAAGGCAGTTGCTCTATCCAGCTGAGCTATTGGACCATTTCAAAAAAACTGTAACCGTTTTTCTTTCGTCGGGGTGGCAGGATTCGAACCTGCGACCTCCTGCTCCCAAAGCAGGCGCGATGACCGGGCTACGCTACACCCCGAAAGAGCGGAGAGACAGGGACTCGAACCCTGGCATCGGTTACCCGATGACAGATTAGCAATCTGCTCCGTTACCACTCCGGCACCTCTCCGTTGCTTAGATAATTACTTCTCTAATGCGGATGCAAACTTAGCACTAGTTTTGATTCTATGCAAGCTTTTGGGAGAAAAAAAACACAAAAAAACATACCTTAAAAACGAATACACTCGTAGTCAATGCAGTAAACACAAATAAAAAAATAATGTTTTTTTTATTTCTTATTTAATTATCCAAATTCAAGATATTTTATGTATTTTCCCACATCTTTATTGACCTGTCTTAAGGTTCATATTTAAAGCTTGTAAAATCAAACTTAATTAATTCTATAAATTATGAGTAAAAAAGTAGTTATTGTTTCTGCTGCTAGAACACCTATCGGAAGTTTCTTAGGAAGTTTATCAACTGTACCAGCTACAGATTTAGGAGCAACTGCAATTAAAGGGGCATTAGATAAGATCAAACTTGATGCTAATCTAGTGGATGAAGTATTGATGGGAAATGTAGTTCAAGCAGGAGAAGGTCAAGCACCAGCTCGTCAAGCAGCTTTAAAAGCTGGTTTGTCTAAAGAGGTTGCTTGTACTACAATAAATAAAGTTTGTGCTTCTGGAATGAAAGCTATTATGCAAGGAACGCAAGCTATTATGGCTGGTGATGCAGAAATAGTAGTAGCAGGTGGAATGGAGAATATGAGTATGATCCCTCACTATGTACATATGCGTAATGGTAACAAGTTTGGTCCTGCTACAATTATAGATGGCTTACAGAATGACGGTCTAGTAGATGCTTATGACAATAATGCTATGGGAGTATCTGCTGATTTATGTGCTAGTACACACAATATCTCTAGAGAAGATCAAGATAACTTCGCTATCAAATCTTACGAACGCTCAGCTAAAGCTTGGGATGCTGGTAAATTTGACAATGAAATAGTTCCTGTAACAGTACCTCAACGCAGAGGGGATGCTATCGTGGTAGCTAAAGATGAAGAATACACCAATGTAAAACTAGATAAAATAACTTCTTTACGCCCTGCATTTACTAAAGATGGAACTGTGACTGCTGCTAATGCATCTACTATCAATGACGGTGCGGCGGCTGTAGTACTAATGAGTGAAGAGAAAGCATTGAGCTTAGGATTAAAACCATTAGCATATATCAAAGGATATGCCGATGCTGCTCAAGAACCTGAGTGGTTTACTACTGCTCCTGCTAAAGCGCTACCTAAAGCACTTAAAAAAGCGAATATCGCTATCGAGGATGTTGACTTCTTCGAATTCAATGAAGCGTTCTCTGTAGTGGGTATTGCTAACGCTAAATTACTTAACCTTGACGCTGATAAGATTAATGTTAACGGTGGTGCTGTATCTTTAGGACACCCTCTAGGATGTTCAGGAGCTCGTATTATCGTAACTTTATTAAGTGTATTAGAACAAAACAATGCTAAGATTGGAGCGGCTGCTATCTGTAATGGTGGTGGTGGTGCATCTGCATTAGTTATCGAAAGAGCTTAATTTTTTTTGCAATATATTCAAGATGAGTTTGATTAGTTCAAACTCATCTTTTACTTTTGTACTTTAATTCAAACCTATATTATGTTTGCATATTGCAACCTTGCCATTGTACCTCTTAGATTAGAACCAAGTGACAGAAGCGAAATGGTATCGCAAGTCATTTTTGGTGAACACTTTACTATTTTAGAAAGAACTGAAAAATGGTCTAAAATAGAACTTGCTTTTGACAAGTACCAAGGTTGGATTGACAATAAGCAGTACCAAGAGATATCGGAAACGGATTATAAATATCTTCAAAACACTTCCGTTATTCACTCAGCAGACTTAGTTGATTTTATTACTTCTAGCAATAATCATTTAATGGCTATTCCTTTAGGGAGTTGCCTTACTGGATTAAAAAAGAACAGCATTAATACAGATAACTTCTCTTATGAAGGACTTACTATAACAGGCCAATTCACTAAGCAGACTTTTCTTAAAACTGCTTTTATGTACTTAAACACCCCTTATCTATGGGGAGGAAAGACTCCTTTTGGGATTGATTGTTCTGGTTTCACACAGATGGTTTATCGCATTAATGGATATCGTATCCCTCGTGATGCTTCTCAACAGGCAGCTATAGGTGAAGCCCTGAGCTTCATTGAAGAGAGTGAGATAGGTGATTTAGCCTTCTTTGACAATGCTGATGGTAATATCGTTCACGTAGGTATTATTATGGAGAACAACTATATCATCCACGCACATGGCAAAGTTAGAATAGACAGACTAGACCACTTGGGAATCTATAATATAGATTCTGGAAGACATACACATAAACTTAGAGTAATCAAAAAGATCATATAATATCCCTTATCAGTATAAGAAAAGTAAGGTATTCTATTATTCATTAAATTTATTTAATAAATAATCCCTAGATATAGCGTTTTCGCTACTAAGATTACTATTTCATTTAAATTCTTTCAGTTAACAGATTACTAAGTATTTGATATTGCAAAAAAAATAAGCGTATCTTTGCAGCAAATATCAATACGTATGAACACTTTCGAGCAATTCAATCTACCGAAAGCCCTTGACAAAGCTCTAAACGAGCTTAATATTGTTTCACCAACACCTATACAAGCAAAGTCTTTTCCTGTTATTTTATCAGGTAGAGATATGATGGGTATTGCCCAAACTGGTACAGGTAAAACATTCGCTTATTTACTTCCAATCCTAAAACAGTGGAAATTTAGCCATGTAGACAATCCTAGAGTTGTTATACTAGTTCCGACTCGTGAGCTAGTGGTACAAGTCGTAGATGAAGTAAAGAAACTTACTGCTTATATGTCTATCAGAACATTAGGTATCTATGGAGGAACGAATATCAATACGCAACGCAAAGCTGTATATGAAGGTGTAGATATCCTAGTAGGGACACCAGGTCGTATGATGGACTTAGCGCTAGACGGTGTAGTTCGTTTTGATAATTTACAAAAGTTAGTAATAGATGAATTTGATGAGATTCTTAACTTAGGTTTTAGAACACAACTTACTTCTATCCTTACTATGATGAGAGGAAAACGTCAGAACATCTTATTCTCAGCAACTATGACTGAGGAAGTAGATGATATCCTAGACGAATACTTCGAATTCCCAGAAGAAGTATCTCTTGCTCCTTCAGGGACACCTTTAGAGCAGATCGACCAACAAGTATATAACGTCCCAAACTTTAATACAAAGTTAAACCTACTAATGCATTTACTAACAAATAAAGAGGAGTTCAATAGAGTTCTTATCTTTATTAACAGTAAGCGTCTTGCTGATGTAGTAATGGCGAAGTTAGATGAGGCATTCCCTGAAGAATTTACAGTAATACACTCTAACAAGTCTCAGAATTTCCGTCTTAGATCAATGGCAGAGTTTCAGGCAAACGAGTTAAGAGGTCTTTTGTCTACAGATATTATGGCACGTGGTCTTGATATCTCTGATATTAGCCATGTAATCAACTTACAGTTTACTGAATCTCCAGAACAGTACATCCACCGTATAGGTCGTACTGGACGTGCAGATAAAACAGGAGTTGCCATCTCTATTATCGATCCTAAAGAAGAAGAAGTTAAGATCGCTGCAGAGGTACTAATGGAAAAGGAATTAAGAGAAATGACGATTCCTGAAGAAGTAGTAATCTCAGAGTCTCTAATGGAATTTGAGAAGTCAAAACTTAAATCTAAGCAACTTAACAAAATTAAGAAACCTATAGAGAAAGGGGCTGCTTTCCACGAAAAGAAAGAGAAGAACCAAAAGGTTAACTTAGGTGGACCTGGTAAACGTACTCCTCGTAAGACTAAACCTCGTAACAGAGCTGTAGAAGCGAAAAGAGCTGCTAAGAAAAAGAACAATAATAAGGACTAAAAAAACTTATATAAATAAAAAAGCGTGGTAGACATCTGTTTACCACGCTTTTTATTTATATTTTAAACAAGTACTCCCTACTAAATAGAGTATTCATATTTTTAATGTTTTATATTCTGTACAGCCTCTGGCTTATGTTTATACTTAAATAGAACAGCAAACAACACTGTTACAACTAAAGCATATCCCGCAAATATTAGCCATGAATGTCTCCACCCTTCTAACTGTAATAGAATATCTTCTTGACTATATACGAAGTGATTCACGATGTACTGAGCGATTAACATTCCTATAGTCGCTCCAAACCCGTTAGTCATCATCATAAATACTCCCTGTGCAGAAGAACGAATATCTTCTGGAGTTTCATTATCTACATATAATGATCCTGAGACATTAAAGAAGTCAAATGCAATACCATAAACGATCATCGATAGCATAAACATCCATACTCCGTTACCAGGGTCTCCAAATCCAAAGAATCCAAAACGAAGAACCCAAGCAAACATTGACATCAACATTACTACTTTAATTCCAAAGCGCTTTAAGAAGAATGGGATTAATAAGATACAAAGTGTCTCAGATACTTGAGATAGTGAAATTAAAGCATTAGCGTTATTAGCTCCCCATGAATTAGCAAAATCTGGAATATCTTTAAATGTTGTAATAAAAGGATTAGCATATCCATTTGTAATCTGAAGAGAAACTCCT is a window of Myroides oncorhynchi DNA encoding:
- a CDS encoding alpha/beta hydrolase, whose translation is MSKIPIYFFPGMSSTSLIFEHLSLDNTRFELIFLEWLDIDKSESLDQYTKRYIPLIKHDNPILIGVSFGGIIAQEISKLIPIKKTIIVSSVRSNKEFPKLFHFAKKTGIYRYLPTSMVNTVLGWIKSNASQHTMKRLELYDKYLPLRDKQYLDWCIREVLKWKQDTPLENVIHIHGTKDEIFPISNIKSAIKIEGGTHAMIIIKHKWFNTNLETIILKNNNEKDS
- a CDS encoding alpha/beta fold hydrolase; the encoded protein is MIIAIQDCVLINQKNIFYKHFTHTKQSRYTLVLLHDSLGCVTLWRDWPALLAEQLHCDVVVYDRVGYGLSDKMTTTVRGRDYLNDEAVFLKAFLEELNLDKIVLFGHSDGASIALLFAAMYPENTLAVVAEAGHIFVEQVTLDGVRAAKTAYETTDLGERLVKYHGTKVDDVVKAWVDTWLSPVFADWTVEQEVAGITAPLLFIQGDLDEYGSLAQVDKTIQSAKGVAEKVIFPNVGHTPHKEVKELTLETIVTFLNKNL
- a CDS encoding DEAD/DEAH box helicase; the encoded protein is MNTFEQFNLPKALDKALNELNIVSPTPIQAKSFPVILSGRDMMGIAQTGTGKTFAYLLPILKQWKFSHVDNPRVVILVPTRELVVQVVDEVKKLTAYMSIRTLGIYGGTNINTQRKAVYEGVDILVGTPGRMMDLALDGVVRFDNLQKLVIDEFDEILNLGFRTQLTSILTMMRGKRQNILFSATMTEEVDDILDEYFEFPEEVSLAPSGTPLEQIDQQVYNVPNFNTKLNLLMHLLTNKEEFNRVLIFINSKRLADVVMAKLDEAFPEEFTVIHSNKSQNFRLRSMAEFQANELRGLLSTDIMARGLDISDISHVINLQFTESPEQYIHRIGRTGRADKTGVAISIIDPKEEEVKIAAEVLMEKELREMTIPEEVVISESLMEFEKSKLKSKQLNKIKKPIEKGAAFHEKKEKNQKVNLGGPGKRTPRKTKPRNRAVEAKRAAKKKNNNKD
- a CDS encoding C40 family peptidase, which translates into the protein MFAYCNLAIVPLRLEPSDRSEMVSQVIFGEHFTILERTEKWSKIELAFDKYQGWIDNKQYQEISETDYKYLQNTSVIHSADLVDFITSSNNHLMAIPLGSCLTGLKKNSINTDNFSYEGLTITGQFTKQTFLKTAFMYLNTPYLWGGKTPFGIDCSGFTQMVYRINGYRIPRDASQQAAIGEALSFIEESEIGDLAFFDNADGNIVHVGIIMENNYIIHAHGKVRIDRLDHLGIYNIDSGRHTHKLRVIKKII
- a CDS encoding acetyl-CoA C-acyltransferase, producing the protein MSKKVVIVSAARTPIGSFLGSLSTVPATDLGATAIKGALDKIKLDANLVDEVLMGNVVQAGEGQAPARQAALKAGLSKEVACTTINKVCASGMKAIMQGTQAIMAGDAEIVVAGGMENMSMIPHYVHMRNGNKFGPATIIDGLQNDGLVDAYDNNAMGVSADLCASTHNISREDQDNFAIKSYERSAKAWDAGKFDNEIVPVTVPQRRGDAIVVAKDEEYTNVKLDKITSLRPAFTKDGTVTAANASTINDGAAAVVLMSEEKALSLGLKPLAYIKGYADAAQEPEWFTTAPAKALPKALKKANIAIEDVDFFEFNEAFSVVGIANAKLLNLDADKINVNGGAVSLGHPLGCSGARIIVTLLSVLEQNNAKIGAAAICNGGGGASALVIERA
- a CDS encoding transposase; the encoded protein is MENYIEFIKMILPEFLVEHFDLVKTIKQGETMHLYFEEFNRVPDEAKDRILIGHGFHNETTIQDFPLRGNSVYLHVKRRRWLDKTTRELVQRDWNLVAKGTRLTDEFASFLKEINRY
- a CDS encoding lytic transglycosylase domain-containing protein, whose product is MKKTLRTVLALTAVLAVASTFVFATSLTNSTADDTALHSHAIPKSANFAGEAVPLDKIDVKERYDRELIINTNLHGTTITTIKRAHRYFPIIEPILKKNGIPDDFKYLCVIESGLANAVSPAGASGFWQFMKGTSKDFNLYIDEYVDERYDLIKVTEAACKYFQSAKNRFGSWTMAAASYNRGMAGMSRAMDSQYVTDYYDLYLNQETSRYVFRIIALKEIMGNPVQYGFDMPDSEKYPIVPTKKVTVDYDIADLALFAKEQGINYKLLKLYNPWLINTSLKVNNRVYEIEIPTKGI